A region from the Salvelinus fontinalis isolate EN_2023a chromosome 23, ASM2944872v1, whole genome shotgun sequence genome encodes:
- the nr1i2 gene encoding nuclear receptor subfamily 1 group I member 2 isoform X2, translating into MKHPTKFCCPQQGVCVITKNNRRQCQACRLHKCQSIGMLKELIMSKEAVEKRRSQIRRNRMFEEPPVLSPQQEAVIQELFNAHEKTFDVTFSHFQFRPIDRDLNPMSVWNQTASGQSAKQTGRINNLSSSYSTSTSTSLSSSSCSLEDEEDRSDGGKNTVFTTLPDVADLTTDMEEKKEEEEEKKEGRSDGGKNTVFTTLPHIADLTTYMIQNIINFAKGLPSFRALAIDDQISLLKGAMFEMMQIRFNMMFNVKTGIWECGPLTYCMDDAVRAGFQRHLLDPLMRFHYTLRNLQLQEVEYVLMQAISLFSPDRPGVINHGVIDSLQEKLAIALKVHIDSKRAKPEKHLLYPKILACLTEMRTMNEEYTKQVLQIQDIQPGNSFDPLILEVVSKDP; encoded by the exons ATGAAGCACCCCACTAAGTTCTGCTGCCCGCAGCAGGGTGTCTGTGTCATCACCAAGAACAACCGCCGCCAGTGCCAGGCCTGTCGACTCCACAAATGCCAGTCCATAGGCATGCTGAAAGAGT TGATCATGTCAAAGGAGGctgtggagaagaggaggagtcaGATCAGGAGGAACAGGATGTTTGAAGAGCCCCCGGTCCTCTCGCCACAACAGGAAGCTGTCATACAGGAACTGTTCAACGCCCATGAAAAGACCTTCGACGTCACCTTTTCCCACTTCcagttcagg CCCATCGACAGAGACCTCAACCCCATGTCTGTGTGGAACCAGACTGCCAGTGGGCAAAGTGCAAAACAGACTGGAAGAATTAATAACTTGTCATCATCTTACTCCACTTCCACCTCCACCAGCTTatcctcttcctcctgttctttagaggatgaggaggacaggagtgatggagggaagaaTACAGTTTTCACCACTCTGCCCGATGTAGCTGACCTTACCACCGAcatggaggagaagaaggaggaggaggaggagaagaaggagggcaGGAGTGATGGGGGGAAGAATACGGTTTTCACCACTCTGCCCCACATAGCTGACCTCACCACCTACATGATCCAAAACATCATCAACTTTGCCAAAGGACTCCCCTccttcag GGCCCTGGCCATAGACGACCAGATCTCTCTGTTGAAGGGGGCCATGTTTGAGATGATGCAGATCCGCTTCAACATGATGTTCAATGTCAAGACGGGCATCTGGGAGTGTGGTCCCCTGACATACTGCATGGACGACGCTGTCCGGG CTGGGTTTCAGCGCCACCTGTTGGACCCTCTGATGCGGTTCCACTACACCCTGAGGAACCTACAGCTGCAGGAGGTGGAGTATGTTCTCATGCAGGccatctccctcttctctccag ATCGTCCGGGTGTGATCAATCATGGTGTGATTGATAGTCTGCAGGAGAAGCTGGCTATTGCGCTGAAGGTCCACATCGACTCCAAGAGGGCCAAGCCTGAGAAACA CCTGCTGTACCCTAAGATTCTGGCGTGTCTGACGGAGATGAGGACTATGAATGAGGAGTATACCAAACAGGTTCTGCAGATTCAGGACATCCAGCCAGGCAACTCATTTGACCCACTCATCCTGGAGGTGGTCAGCAAGGACCCCTGA
- the nr1i2 gene encoding nuclear receptor subfamily 1 group I member 2 isoform X1, with the protein MSKENLSDWPPSQTSAEEEEEEEDDGEPKVCQVCGDRATGYHFNAMTCEGCKGFFRRAMKHPTKFCCPQQGVCVITKNNRRQCQACRLHKCQSIGMLKELIMSKEAVEKRRSQIRRNRMFEEPPVLSPQQEAVIQELFNAHEKTFDVTFSHFQFRPIDRDLNPMSVWNQTASGQSAKQTGRINNLSSSYSTSTSTSLSSSSCSLEDEEDRSDGGKNTVFTTLPDVADLTTDMEEKKEEEEEKKEGRSDGGKNTVFTTLPHIADLTTYMIQNIINFAKGLPSFRALAIDDQISLLKGAMFEMMQIRFNMMFNVKTGIWECGPLTYCMDDAVRAGFQRHLLDPLMRFHYTLRNLQLQEVEYVLMQAISLFSPDRPGVINHGVIDSLQEKLAIALKVHIDSKRAKPEKHLLYPKILACLTEMRTMNEEYTKQVLQIQDIQPGNSFDPLILEVVSKDP; encoded by the exons ATGAGTAAGGAGAACCTCAGCGACTGGCCCCCATCCCAGACCTctgcagaggaggaagaggaggaggaagatgatggGGAGCCCAAGGTGTGTCAGGTGTGTGGAGATCGGGCTACAGGCTATCACTTCAACGCCATGACATGTGAGGGCTGCAAGGGATTCTTCAG GCGTGCCATGAAGCACCCCACTAAGTTCTGCTGCCCGCAGCAGGGTGTCTGTGTCATCACCAAGAACAACCGCCGCCAGTGCCAGGCCTGTCGACTCCACAAATGCCAGTCCATAGGCATGCTGAAAGAGT TGATCATGTCAAAGGAGGctgtggagaagaggaggagtcaGATCAGGAGGAACAGGATGTTTGAAGAGCCCCCGGTCCTCTCGCCACAACAGGAAGCTGTCATACAGGAACTGTTCAACGCCCATGAAAAGACCTTCGACGTCACCTTTTCCCACTTCcagttcagg CCCATCGACAGAGACCTCAACCCCATGTCTGTGTGGAACCAGACTGCCAGTGGGCAAAGTGCAAAACAGACTGGAAGAATTAATAACTTGTCATCATCTTACTCCACTTCCACCTCCACCAGCTTatcctcttcctcctgttctttagaggatgaggaggacaggagtgatggagggaagaaTACAGTTTTCACCACTCTGCCCGATGTAGCTGACCTTACCACCGAcatggaggagaagaaggaggaggaggaggagaagaaggagggcaGGAGTGATGGGGGGAAGAATACGGTTTTCACCACTCTGCCCCACATAGCTGACCTCACCACCTACATGATCCAAAACATCATCAACTTTGCCAAAGGACTCCCCTccttcag GGCCCTGGCCATAGACGACCAGATCTCTCTGTTGAAGGGGGCCATGTTTGAGATGATGCAGATCCGCTTCAACATGATGTTCAATGTCAAGACGGGCATCTGGGAGTGTGGTCCCCTGACATACTGCATGGACGACGCTGTCCGGG CTGGGTTTCAGCGCCACCTGTTGGACCCTCTGATGCGGTTCCACTACACCCTGAGGAACCTACAGCTGCAGGAGGTGGAGTATGTTCTCATGCAGGccatctccctcttctctccag ATCGTCCGGGTGTGATCAATCATGGTGTGATTGATAGTCTGCAGGAGAAGCTGGCTATTGCGCTGAAGGTCCACATCGACTCCAAGAGGGCCAAGCCTGAGAAACA CCTGCTGTACCCTAAGATTCTGGCGTGTCTGACGGAGATGAGGACTATGAATGAGGAGTATACCAAACAGGTTCTGCAGATTCAGGACATCCAGCCAGGCAACTCATTTGACCCACTCATCCTGGAGGTGGTCAGCAAGGACCCCTGA